One Malus sylvestris chromosome 14, drMalSylv7.2, whole genome shotgun sequence DNA segment encodes these proteins:
- the LOC126600077 gene encoding protein VAPYRIN-like, with translation MDRLISLEPSNFVAIRIEPGQKCYGQLTLRNVMYTMPVAFRLQPLIKNRYTVKPQSGIISPLEKLTVEIVYHLPPGSSLPDSFPYCNDSFLLHSVVVPGAAIKDSSSTFDAVPNDWFTTKKKQVFIDSGVKIMFVGSPVLAQLVSDGLMDDIREVLEKSETSWRAADSVDSEGQSLLHLAVAQGRPDLVQLLLEFEPDVEAQSRSGSTPLEAAASKGEALIVELLMARRVSTERSESSTWGPIHLAAGGGHVEVLRLLIIKGANVDALTKDGSTALHLAVEERRRDCARLLLASGAKAGVRDCRDGDTPLHIAASMGDEYMVKLLLQKGANKDIRNFAGLTAYDVALENGHTRLFDALRLGDSLCIAARKGEVRTIVRLLETGATINGRDQHGWTALHRACFKGNIEVVRTLLEKGVDVDAKDEDGYTALHCAVESGHADVIEMLVKKGADAEARTNKGVTALKIAESLHYAGITRILIHGGATKANSNMARISTQTSVAFGKKSKGLEEEIIKGGMKKKKSSRARALRGSLDHSIPLIVL, from the coding sequence atggaCAGGCTCATAAGTTTGGAGCCATCAAACTTTGTTGCAATAAGGATCGAACCGGGACAGAAATGTTACGGCCAGCTCACTTTACGCAACGTTATGTACACTATGCCGGTAGCGTTCAGGCTCCAACCGCTGATCAAGAATCGTTACACGGTGAAGCCTCAGTCCGGGATCATATCTCCTCTCGAGAAGTTGACCGTAGAGATTGTTTATCACCTTCCACCGGGGTCCAGTCTCCCCGACTCCTTCCCTTACTGCAATGACTCCTTCCTTTTGCATAGCGTGGTTGTGCCCGGAGCAGCGATCAAAGACTCTTCTTCGACATTCGATGCTGTCCCTAACGACTGGTTCACCACAAAGAAGAAACAGGTGTTCATAGATAGTGGTGTCAAGATTATGTTTGTTGGTTCACCTGTTTTGGCACAACTTGTGTCCGATGGTTTGATGGATGATATTCGAGAAGTGCTTGAGAAGAGTGAAACTTCATGGAGAGCTGCCGATTCCGTGGATTCTGAGGGCCAATCTTTGCTTCACTTGGCTGTTGCTCAAGGACGGCCTGACCTAGTCCAGCTACTTCTTGAATTTGAGCCTGACGTGGAGGCTCAAAGCCGATCAGGGTCTACCCCACTCGAGGCTGCAGCCTCGAAAGGAGAAGCCTTGATAGTCGAACTTTTAATGGCCCGACGTGTCAGCACTGAACGATCTGAGTCCTCCACTTGGGGCCCCATTCACCTTGCGGCCGGAGGAGGCCACGTAGAGGTTCTGAGGCTTCTTATAATCAAAGGGGCTAATGTTGATGCGCTGACTAAAGATGGTAGCACAGCTTTGCACCTTGCGGTGGAGGAGCGAAGAAGGGACTGCGCAAGGCTCTTATTGGCGAGCGGGGCCAAAGCTGGAGTTCGTGATTGTAGAGATGGTGACACGCCTTTGCATATCGCAGCTAGCATGGGGGACGAGTACATGGTGAAGCTGTTGCTGCAAAAGGGTGCCAATAAAGATATCAGAAACTTTGCCGGCCTAACGGCCTATGATGTTGCGTTGGAGAATGGACACACGAGACTATTTGACGCTCTTCGACTTGGTGATAGCTTGTGCATCGCGGCGAGGAAGGGAGAGGTGAGAACAATTGTAAGGCTGCTTGAGACAGGTGCGACGATCAATGGAAGAGACCAACATGGGTGGACTGCTCTCCATAGGGCATGTTTCAAAGGGAACATTGAAGTCGTTCGAACGCTGCTCGAAAAGGGTGTGGATGTGGATGctaaagatgaggatggatACACCGCGTTGCACTGCGCAGTGGAGTCAGGACATGCGGATGTGATTGAGATGTTGGTAAAGAAAGGAGCTGATGCTGAAGCTCGAACTAACAAAGGTGTGACCGCACTGAAGATTGCTGAGTCTTTGCACTACGCTGGGATTACTAGGATACTTATTCATGGAGGTGCAACAAAAGCCAATAGTAATATGGCACGTATCTCGACCCAGACCTCAGTTGCATTTGGAAAAAAATCTAAGGGACTAGAGGAGGAGATCATCAAAGGagggatgaagaagaagaaatcgaGTCGCGCTAGAGCTCTTCGTGGGAGCCTCGACCATTCGATCCCATTGATTGTTCTTTAG